One window of Streptomyces sp. NBC_00273 genomic DNA carries:
- a CDS encoding quinone oxidoreductase family protein produces the protein MAHAIRFKETGGPDVLHWEEVVVGAPGPGEVRIRHGAVGLNFADTYFRSGLYPAPLPAGLGVEAAGVVQAVGEGVTHVAEGDRVTYTGSPLGAYSTERVMPADSLIRLPDGIGFETAAAMTMRGLTSAYLLRRIHPLKAGDTILLTAAAGGVGLIVCQWAKLLGLTVIGTVSTEQKAELARAHGCDHVIRYPRENVAERVRELTDGIGVPVAFDSIGRSTYAASLASLRRRGLLVCFGTASGPVPPIDAMQLALSGSLFVTRPALADYIADPAERAALAGELFDHVASGRISIEINQRYALDDAVRAHRELESGRTTGSSVFVL, from the coding sequence ATGGCCCACGCCATTCGCTTCAAGGAGACCGGCGGTCCCGACGTCCTGCACTGGGAAGAGGTCGTCGTCGGCGCCCCCGGCCCGGGCGAGGTACGGATCCGGCACGGAGCCGTCGGACTCAACTTCGCCGACACCTACTTCCGCAGCGGCCTGTATCCCGCACCGCTGCCCGCCGGACTGGGCGTCGAGGCCGCGGGGGTGGTCCAGGCGGTGGGCGAAGGCGTCACCCATGTCGCCGAAGGCGACCGGGTCACGTACACCGGAAGCCCGCTCGGTGCCTACAGCACGGAACGGGTCATGCCCGCCGACTCCCTGATCCGGCTGCCGGACGGCATCGGCTTCGAGACGGCTGCCGCGATGACCATGCGCGGCCTCACTTCCGCCTACTTGTTGCGCAGGATCCACCCGCTGAAGGCCGGGGACACGATCCTGCTGACCGCGGCGGCGGGTGGCGTCGGCCTCATCGTCTGCCAGTGGGCCAAGCTGCTCGGGCTCACCGTCATCGGCACCGTCTCCACCGAGCAGAAGGCCGAGCTCGCCCGCGCCCACGGCTGCGACCACGTCATCCGCTACCCGCGCGAGAACGTGGCCGAGCGGGTGCGCGAACTGACGGACGGCATCGGCGTTCCGGTCGCCTTCGACAGCATCGGCAGGTCCACCTACGCCGCCTCGCTGGCCTCGCTACGGCGCCGCGGTCTGCTGGTCTGCTTCGGTACGGCGTCCGGGCCGGTCCCGCCCATCGACGCCATGCAACTGGCGCTCAGCGGCTCCCTGTTCGTCACCCGGCCGGCTCTCGCCGACTACATCGCTGACCCTGCGGAGCGAGCGGCGCTGGCGGGAGAGCTCTTCGACCACGTCGCTTCCGGACGCATCTCCATCGAGATCAACCAGCGCTACGCGCTCGACGACGCCGTACGGGCACACCGCGAGCTGGAGTCGGGACGGACCACGGGATCGTCCGTCTTCGTCCTCTGA
- a CDS encoding TauD/TfdA dioxygenase family protein yields MEKTVSSLDGAPSSVRARSRASIKVEPLTCTIGAELSGVNLGDAVRDDDLFAEIKALLLQYKVLFLREQDITRAEHVAFAERFGPLEDHPVAGSDPDHPGLVRIYKDLDSAPEHYENALHTDATWRENPPMGAVLRCIESPPVGGDTIWVNMAEAHRRLPEHIKTQIKGLRARHSIESTFGAAMPQAGRHALAARFPDAEHPVVRTHPETGEQILFVNAFTTHFVNYHTPENVRFGTDYAPGAGLLLNYLISQAAVPEYQVRWRWTPNSIAIWDNRSTQHYAVQDYWPAVRKMERAGIVGDRPF; encoded by the coding sequence ATGGAAAAGACCGTCTCTTCGCTGGACGGCGCACCCTCGTCGGTACGCGCACGCTCCCGCGCCTCGATCAAGGTCGAGCCGCTGACCTGCACCATCGGCGCCGAACTCTCCGGAGTGAACCTCGGCGATGCCGTGCGCGACGACGACCTGTTCGCCGAGATCAAGGCCCTGCTCCTGCAGTACAAGGTGCTGTTCCTGCGGGAACAGGACATCACCCGAGCCGAACACGTCGCCTTCGCCGAGCGCTTCGGCCCGCTGGAGGACCATCCGGTGGCCGGAAGCGACCCCGACCACCCCGGCCTGGTACGGATCTACAAGGACCTGGACAGCGCGCCCGAGCACTACGAGAACGCGCTGCACACCGACGCCACCTGGCGCGAGAACCCGCCCATGGGCGCCGTGCTGCGCTGCATCGAGTCGCCCCCGGTGGGCGGTGACACGATCTGGGTCAACATGGCCGAGGCCCACCGCCGGCTGCCGGAGCACATCAAGACGCAGATCAAGGGGCTGCGGGCCCGGCACAGCATCGAGTCCACCTTCGGCGCCGCCATGCCGCAGGCGGGGCGTCACGCGCTGGCAGCACGGTTCCCCGACGCGGAGCACCCGGTGGTGCGCACCCACCCCGAGACGGGCGAACAGATCCTCTTCGTCAACGCCTTCACCACGCACTTCGTCAACTACCACACCCCCGAGAACGTGCGCTTCGGGACGGACTACGCCCCCGGCGCGGGCCTCCTGCTGAACTACCTGATCAGCCAGGCCGCCGTCCCCGAGTACCAGGTGCGCTGGCGCTGGACGCCGAACAGCATCGCCATCTGGGACAACCGCTCCACCCAGCACTACGCCGTCCAGGACTACTGGCCCGCCGTCCGCAAGATGGAGCGCGCCGGAATCGTCGGCGACAGGCCGTTCTAA
- a CDS encoding MFS transporter: MSRRYAWVVFALSFGLLLSDYMSRQVLNAVFPMLKADWLLSDAQLGSLSGIVALAVGLLTLPLSLLADRWGRVRSLVIAAAMWSLATLGCAVAASYDQMFTGRLFVGIGEAAYGSVGIAVVLSVFPRALRATLSGAFIAGGAFGSVLGISIGGAVAQAYGWRWAFGVMGVFGLVLAGIYAVVVTEKRLAPRQDPAADGAGTQEGDRLRVLLPRLFSSVSVVSAYIGSGLQLFIAGALIAWLPSYFNRYYDMPTAKAGATAGLFALMIGIGMIAGGIASDRISRRAPVRKWAVAISCSTGSLVLLMTAFRLPAGPVQLLVLGLGTVLCAGTAGPGAAMVANLTPAAIAATAFATLTLAQSLLGLAPGPAVTGMLADRLGLLGALQLVPLVAIAATTAFLIGRHCYDRDVRRLTGVAPAAEPQKTEVCS, encoded by the coding sequence GTGTCCCGGCGCTACGCCTGGGTGGTCTTTGCACTGAGTTTCGGACTCCTGCTCTCGGACTACATGTCCCGGCAGGTCCTCAACGCCGTCTTCCCGATGCTGAAGGCCGACTGGCTTCTCTCGGACGCCCAACTGGGCTCCCTCAGCGGCATCGTGGCGCTGGCCGTCGGTCTGCTCACCCTCCCGCTCTCGCTGCTGGCCGACCGATGGGGCAGGGTGAGATCCCTGGTCATCGCGGCCGCGATGTGGAGCCTGGCAACCCTGGGCTGTGCGGTGGCAGCGAGCTACGACCAGATGTTCACCGGTCGGCTCTTCGTCGGCATCGGCGAGGCCGCGTACGGCAGTGTCGGTATCGCCGTGGTCCTCAGCGTCTTCCCGCGCGCACTGCGGGCGACGCTCTCGGGAGCCTTCATCGCCGGCGGGGCCTTCGGCTCGGTCCTGGGCATATCCATCGGCGGCGCCGTGGCCCAGGCGTACGGCTGGCGCTGGGCGTTCGGCGTGATGGGCGTCTTCGGCCTGGTGCTCGCGGGCATCTACGCCGTCGTGGTCACGGAGAAGCGGCTGGCCCCGCGGCAGGATCCGGCGGCGGACGGGGCCGGCACGCAGGAGGGCGACCGTCTCCGCGTGCTCCTCCCCCGGCTGTTCTCCTCCGTCTCGGTGGTCAGCGCCTACATCGGCAGCGGTCTGCAACTGTTCATCGCAGGCGCCCTGATCGCCTGGCTGCCCAGCTACTTCAACCGCTACTACGACATGCCCACCGCGAAGGCCGGCGCAACGGCAGGGCTCTTCGCCCTGATGATCGGAATCGGCATGATCGCCGGCGGCATCGCCTCGGACCGGATCAGCCGTCGCGCCCCGGTCCGCAAGTGGGCCGTCGCCATCAGCTGCAGCACGGGCTCCCTCGTCCTGCTGATGACCGCGTTCCGCCTGCCGGCCGGCCCCGTACAGCTGCTCGTGCTGGGGCTGGGAACCGTGCTGTGTGCAGGAACGGCCGGGCCGGGGGCCGCCATGGTGGCGAACCTGACCCCCGCGGCCATCGCCGCGACGGCGTTCGCCACGCTCACGCTGGCCCAGAGCCTGCTCGGGCTCGCCCCCGGCCCCGCGGTCACGGGGATGCTCGCGGACCGACTCGGTCTGCTCGGCGCGCTCCAGCTCGTCCCGCTCGTGGCGATCGCGGCCACCACGGCGTTCCTGATCGGCCGCCATTGCTACGACCGTGACGTACGCCGTCTGACCGGGGTCGCCCCGGCGGCGGAGCCGCAGAAGACGGAGGTGTGCTCATGA
- a CDS encoding RBBP9/YdeN family alpha/beta hydrolase, producing MSGTTEPVVVMVPGLRDHVEEHWQTLLADLLTEAGRSVRTVPPLTQDRLSCGAGVAALDKVMVQIAGPVVLVAHSAGVITTVHWSRRHPAQVQVQGALLVTPPDFEQPLPAGYPTTDVLDENGWNPVPRSPLPFPTIVAASSNDPLGTVERVAELARNWGGRLVELGAVGHLNPASGHGPWPRAEELLRELEHRGSPGALPTD from the coding sequence ATGAGCGGTACCACCGAGCCGGTGGTCGTGATGGTCCCCGGCCTGCGCGACCACGTCGAGGAGCACTGGCAGACCCTGCTGGCGGATCTGCTGACCGAGGCCGGGCGCAGCGTCCGCACCGTTCCCCCGCTGACGCAGGACCGGCTGAGCTGCGGGGCAGGCGTCGCCGCACTGGACAAGGTGATGGTGCAGATCGCGGGGCCCGTGGTACTGGTCGCCCACAGCGCCGGTGTGATCACCACCGTCCACTGGTCCCGGCGGCACCCGGCGCAGGTGCAGGTGCAGGGGGCGCTGCTGGTGACGCCGCCGGACTTCGAGCAGCCCCTGCCGGCTGGCTACCCCACCACCGACGTACTCGACGAGAACGGCTGGAACCCGGTGCCCCGCTCGCCGCTGCCCTTCCCCACCATCGTCGCGGCCAGTTCGAACGACCCACTGGGCACCGTCGAGCGAGTAGCCGAGCTGGCCCGGAACTGGGGCGGCCGCCTCGTGGAACTCGGCGCTGTCGGCCACCTCAACCCCGCCTCCGGCCACGGCCCGTGGCCGAGGGCGGAGGAACTCCTCCGCGAGCTCGAACACAGGGGGTCCCCCGGCGCTCTGCCGACTGATTGA
- a CDS encoding clavaminate synthase family protein, producing the protein MPETTPGTTRSSAVAADWALDPADAGACEQLARTLCTRGHDQVDSPEWVARARDAWEELPLRLRLEVHRFRRRSGPHGTLVIGGLPVDQAVLPATPSVPGSVQRQATVSAAVLTMVACGLGEPLAYRAEKSGALVQDVVPVPGQESFHGNAGSVPLSFHTENGFHPHPPDYVVFLCLRADHDQIAGMRVTGIRQALPLLTPAGREALFAPEFITTPPPSFGPDPAATGFDVQPRPVLSGAVEDPDIRMAQLVTTPLTPRAAAALTEFGRACETTARTLRLTPGDLVVIDNRVTVHGRTAFHPRYDGADRWLQRTYVTTDLRRSRDHRPQDGHVLAR; encoded by the coding sequence ATGCCCGAGACGACGCCCGGCACCACCCGAAGCTCTGCCGTCGCAGCCGACTGGGCACTTGACCCGGCCGATGCCGGCGCGTGCGAGCAACTGGCACGCACCCTGTGCACCCGCGGGCACGACCAGGTCGACAGCCCCGAGTGGGTGGCCCGGGCCCGGGACGCCTGGGAGGAGCTTCCGCTACGGCTGCGCCTCGAGGTGCACCGGTTTCGAAGGCGTTCCGGCCCGCACGGCACCTTGGTGATCGGCGGCCTGCCCGTCGATCAGGCGGTCCTGCCCGCGACACCGTCCGTACCCGGCTCGGTCCAGCGCCAGGCCACCGTCTCGGCCGCGGTGCTCACCATGGTGGCCTGCGGGCTCGGAGAACCCCTCGCCTACCGGGCGGAGAAATCCGGCGCCCTCGTACAGGACGTCGTGCCCGTGCCCGGGCAGGAGAGCTTCCACGGCAACGCCGGATCGGTGCCGCTGTCCTTCCACACCGAGAACGGCTTCCACCCCCACCCGCCCGACTACGTGGTCTTCCTGTGCCTGCGTGCCGACCACGACCAGATCGCCGGCATGCGCGTCACCGGCATCCGCCAAGCGCTGCCGCTCCTCACCCCGGCCGGCCGCGAAGCCCTGTTCGCCCCGGAGTTCATCACCACACCACCCCCCTCCTTCGGCCCCGACCCTGCCGCGACCGGGTTCGACGTCCAGCCCCGACCGGTGCTGTCGGGAGCGGTCGAGGATCCCGACATAAGGATGGCTCAACTCGTCACCACCCCGCTCACCCCTCGGGCTGCCGCGGCGCTGACCGAATTCGGCCGCGCCTGCGAGACGACCGCCCGCACCCTGCGCCTGACACCCGGCGACCTGGTCGTCATCGACAACCGCGTCACCGTCCACGGCCGCACCGCCTTCCACCCCCGCTACGACGGAGCAGACCGCTGGCTGCAACGCACGTACGTCACCACCGACCTGCGCCGCTCCCGCGACCACCGCCCCCAGGACGGCCACGTACTCGCCCGCTGA
- a CDS encoding helix-turn-helix transcriptional regulator — protein MIANRTLELLSLLQAQKEWTGDGLAERLGVSPRTVRRDINRLRELGYPVTATKGPSGYYRLSRGARLPPLIVDDEQAIAIALSLQTAPASVAGMGDATKRALNSIRELLPPHLSRRLATFSIEQIENAWELAPPQVDPGLVARLSAAAQERELVRFTYRSIEVDEVDGSEVLAEPHRLVVWSGRWYVVAYDQRGCSWRAYRLDRIEQPAPTGWRFTQRDVPEGDITHFVQNQPDRGDTPDTWPCWGTVLMECPVALVAKWAPGAASFEAIDERITRMRMGAWSWSALIGFLVTFNCRFTVESPPELAEAARRVMGRIDVDIPPADAST, from the coding sequence TTGATCGCCAACCGCACACTGGAGCTCCTCAGCCTGCTTCAGGCACAGAAGGAGTGGACCGGCGACGGGCTGGCCGAGCGCCTGGGAGTGTCCCCGCGAACCGTCCGCCGCGACATCAACCGGCTCCGTGAACTGGGCTACCCCGTCACGGCGACGAAAGGCCCCTCCGGCTACTACCGGCTGTCCCGCGGGGCGCGTCTTCCTCCGCTGATAGTCGACGACGAGCAGGCCATCGCCATCGCGCTGTCCCTCCAGACGGCGCCCGCCTCCGTGGCCGGCATGGGTGACGCCACCAAGCGCGCGCTGAACTCCATCAGGGAGCTCCTGCCGCCCCATCTCTCCCGCCGCCTCGCGACCTTCTCCATCGAACAGATCGAGAACGCGTGGGAGTTGGCCCCGCCCCAGGTCGATCCCGGACTGGTGGCACGGCTGAGCGCCGCCGCGCAGGAGCGGGAACTCGTGCGGTTCACCTACCGGTCCATCGAGGTCGACGAGGTGGACGGCAGCGAGGTCCTCGCCGAACCCCACCGGCTCGTCGTCTGGTCGGGACGCTGGTACGTGGTCGCCTACGACCAGCGCGGGTGCTCCTGGCGCGCCTACCGGCTCGACCGGATCGAACAGCCGGCCCCCACCGGGTGGCGCTTCACTCAGCGCGACGTCCCCGAAGGGGACATCACCCACTTCGTCCAGAACCAGCCCGACCGCGGAGACACCCCGGACACCTGGCCCTGCTGGGGCACCGTCCTGATGGAGTGCCCCGTGGCGCTGGTGGCCAAGTGGGCCCCGGGCGCGGCGAGTTTCGAAGCGATCGACGAGCGGATCACCCGGATGCGGATGGGGGCCTGGTCGTGGTCGGCGCTCATCGGCTTCCTGGTCACCTTCAACTGCCGGTTCACCGTCGAGAGCCCGCCCGAACTCGCCGAGGCGGCCCGCCGCGTGATGGGCCGCATCGACGTCGACATCCCCCCGGCCGACGCGTCCACCTGA
- a CDS encoding MFS transporter translates to MVAISLGVSLVVVDFTIVNVVMPPVIGDLKISAFGAQWIQESYAIVLAALLLLMGRLSDIVGARRLFVVGTVVFGLASIAAAVAPSGELLIVSRFAQGVGGAIVMPTSLALLNMTFRGRDRGKAFAIWGSTIGAAAAVGPLLGGWLAEYSWRWAFGINVFVVVLVLAGIMRFLRPSPQQPGKVDVGGGVLSVLGLGLLAFGLIEGRNYGWWEARKSFGPFGDVVNLSVVPVALAVSVVSLALFLRLQVRLTRASGTAPLMDTSLFGIKSFGTGNIATLIIALAEFGILAVLPLWLQYTLGYSALQTGLMVFVVAVGSFFASGASFGMAEKTGPVGLVRIGLVLEALGLLVFGLLASSDSPWWVIGIALFLYGTGVGFATAQVTNVVLADVPPQQAGQGSGIQSAARQLGSALGIAILTSTFFTALDSDLSERLAQQGTPDADELSSAVSDSAGAMISGLSQNPATASAADAARDAMSYGIQINGYTCAALLVLGMLATFLIPQRGPDAQQWGGQDASGGAPGAGADVQQTPA, encoded by the coding sequence TTGGTCGCGATTTCCCTCGGTGTGTCGCTGGTGGTCGTGGACTTCACCATCGTCAACGTGGTGATGCCCCCCGTCATCGGCGACTTGAAGATCTCCGCGTTCGGCGCTCAGTGGATCCAGGAGTCCTACGCGATCGTCCTGGCAGCCCTGCTGCTGCTGATGGGGCGCCTGTCGGACATCGTGGGAGCACGCCGTCTGTTCGTCGTCGGCACCGTCGTCTTCGGGCTGGCGAGCATCGCCGCGGCGGTGGCGCCCTCCGGGGAGCTGCTGATCGTCAGCCGGTTCGCCCAGGGCGTCGGCGGCGCGATCGTCATGCCGACGTCGCTGGCGCTGCTCAACATGACCTTCCGGGGACGCGACCGCGGCAAGGCCTTCGCCATCTGGGGGTCCACGATCGGTGCGGCCGCCGCGGTCGGTCCGCTGCTGGGCGGCTGGCTCGCCGAGTACTCCTGGCGGTGGGCGTTCGGCATCAACGTCTTCGTCGTGGTTCTGGTCCTCGCGGGCATCATGCGATTCCTCCGGCCGTCCCCCCAGCAGCCGGGCAAGGTCGACGTCGGCGGCGGAGTGCTGTCGGTGCTGGGCCTCGGACTTCTCGCCTTCGGTCTGATCGAGGGCCGCAACTACGGTTGGTGGGAGGCCCGCAAGAGCTTCGGCCCCTTCGGTGACGTCGTGAACCTGTCGGTCGTCCCGGTCGCCCTGGCCGTCTCCGTGGTCAGCCTCGCGCTCTTCCTCCGGCTGCAGGTCCGGCTGACGCGCGCGAGCGGCACGGCACCGCTGATGGACACCTCGCTGTTCGGCATCAAGTCCTTCGGCACGGGCAACATCGCGACGCTGATCATCGCGCTGGCGGAGTTCGGCATCCTCGCCGTACTGCCCCTGTGGCTCCAGTACACCCTGGGGTACTCCGCGCTCCAAACCGGCCTGATGGTCTTCGTCGTCGCGGTCGGCAGCTTCTTCGCGAGCGGTGCCAGCTTCGGCATGGCCGAGAAGACCGGCCCCGTCGGCCTGGTCCGCATCGGCCTGGTGCTCGAAGCGCTCGGTCTGCTGGTGTTCGGCCTGCTGGCGAGCAGCGACTCCCCGTGGTGGGTCATCGGCATCGCCCTGTTCCTGTATGGCACGGGGGTCGGCTTCGCCACCGCGCAGGTCACCAACGTTGTCCTGGCGGACGTACCGCCGCAGCAGGCCGGCCAGGGCTCCGGAATCCAGAGCGCCGCGCGTCAGCTCGGCTCCGCGCTCGGCATCGCGATCCTGACGTCGACGTTCTTCACGGCGTTGGACTCCGACCTGTCCGAGCGGCTCGCCCAGCAGGGAACGCCCGACGCGGACGAGCTGTCCTCGGCGGTCTCCGACAGCGCGGGCGCGATGATCTCCGGGCTGAGCCAGAACCCCGCGACGGCCTCGGCCGCGGACGCCGCCCGGGACGCCATGTCCTACGGGATCCAGATCAACGGCTACACCTGTGCCGCGCTGCTGGTCCTCGGAATGCTCGCGACCTTCCTCATCCCCCAGCGGGGGCCGGACGCCCAGCAGTGGGGCGGGCAGGACGCTTCCGGCGGGGCGCCGGGAGCCGGCGCCGACGTCCAGCAGACGCCGGCCTAG